Proteins encoded within one genomic window of Mycolicibacterium aubagnense:
- the ctaE gene encoding aa3-type cytochrome oxidase subunit III, translated as MTSAVGTSGTAITSRVHSLNRPNMVSVGTIVWLSSELMFFAGLFAMYFTARAQAGGVWPPPPTHLNLAEAVPVTLVLIASSFTCQMGVFAAERGDVFGLRRWYVITLIMGAFFVGGQAFEYYMLVSEGTTIPSSAYGSVFYLATGFHGLHVIGGLVAFIYLLARTKMSKFTPAQATAAIVVSYYWHFVDIVWIALFATIYFVR; from the coding sequence GTGACGAGCGCTGTAGGTACCTCTGGAACCGCGATCACGTCGCGGGTGCATTCGCTGAACCGGCCGAATATGGTCAGTGTCGGCACCATTGTGTGGCTTTCCAGTGAGTTGATGTTCTTTGCTGGGCTGTTCGCAATGTATTTCACCGCGCGTGCTCAGGCCGGCGGCGTATGGCCGCCTCCCCCCACGCACCTGAACCTGGCCGAGGCCGTTCCGGTGACGTTGGTGCTGATCGCGTCGTCGTTCACCTGCCAGATGGGCGTGTTCGCCGCTGAGCGCGGTGACGTCTTCGGCCTCCGCCGGTGGTACGTCATCACGCTGATCATGGGCGCGTTCTTCGTCGGCGGCCAGGCGTTCGAGTACTACATGCTCGTCAGCGAGGGCACCACGATTCCGAGCAGCGCCTACGGTTCGGTGTTCTACCTGGCCACCGGTTTCCACGGTCTGCACGTCATCGGCGGTCTGGTGGCATTCATCTACCTGCTGGCCCGCACCAAGATGAGCAAGTTCACCCCGGCCCAGGCCACCGCTGCCATCGTTGTGTCGTACTACTGGCACTTCGTCGACATCGTGTGGATCGCCCTGTTCGCCACCATCTACTTCGTTCGATGA
- the qcrC gene encoding cytochrome bc1 complex diheme cytochrome c subunit — protein MTSKSRRRLHRRLSAAMLLLLGLLVAGGLAATLTPRPQVAVADESQLALLRTGKQLFETSCVSCHGANLQGVADRGPSLIGVGDAAVYFQVSTGRMPAMRGEAQAPRKDPAFDEHQIDALGAYIQANGGGPEVPRDANGKINQHSFLGENVARGGDLFRLNCASCHNFTGKGGALSSGKYAPDLGKAAEVPAQVYTAMLTGPQNMPKFSDRQLTPEEKRDIVAYVHESANARSQGGYGLGGFGPAPEGMAMWIIGMVAVIGAAMWIGARA, from the coding sequence ATGACCAGCAAGTCCCGTCGTCGGTTACACCGGCGCCTCTCAGCAGCGATGCTGCTGCTGCTCGGACTTCTAGTCGCGGGTGGCCTGGCGGCCACCCTGACGCCGCGACCCCAGGTCGCTGTCGCCGACGAGTCGCAGCTGGCCCTGCTGCGCACGGGCAAGCAGTTGTTCGAAACGTCGTGCGTCTCCTGCCACGGCGCCAACCTCCAGGGTGTGGCCGACCGCGGCCCGAGCCTCATCGGCGTGGGCGACGCGGCCGTCTACTTCCAGGTGTCCACCGGCCGCATGCCCGCCATGCGCGGTGAGGCTCAGGCGCCCCGTAAGGACCCGGCGTTCGACGAGCACCAGATCGACGCCCTCGGTGCCTACATCCAGGCCAACGGCGGTGGCCCCGAGGTCCCCCGTGACGCCAACGGCAAGATCAACCAGCACTCGTTCCTCGGTGAGAACGTCGCCCGTGGTGGCGACCTGTTCCGCCTGAACTGCGCTTCTTGCCACAACTTCACCGGCAAGGGTGGCGCACTGTCGTCGGGCAAGTACGCGCCTGACCTCGGCAAGGCTGCCGAAGTGCCGGCGCAGGTGTACACCGCCATGCTCACCGGCCCGCAGAACATGCCCAAGTTCTCGGATCGTCAGCTGACCCCGGAAGAGAAGCGCGACATCGTCGCCTACGTCCATGAGTCGGCTAACGCCCGCAGCCAGGGTGGCTACGGCCTCGGCGGCTTCGGCCCCGCGCCCGAGGGCATGGCGATGTGGATTATCGGGATGGTCGCCGTGATCGGCGCGGCTATGTGGATCGGAGCTCGCGCATGA
- the qcrA gene encoding cytochrome bc1 complex Rieske iron-sulfur subunit, translating to MSENVNIPSDAELREMSREELVELGGKIDGVTTVFKEPRWPVEGTKAEKRAERQVAAWLLLGGLSGLALLLVFLFWPWEYKPFESDGEFIYSLATPLYGLTFGLSILAIGIGAVLFQKKFIPEEISIQDRHDGASPEVHRATVAANLTDALEGSTLKRRKLIGLSLGVGLGAFGLGTAVAFIGGLIKNPWKPVVPTAEGKKAVLWTSGWTPRFHGETIFLARATGLPGESPFVKMRPEDLDAGGMETVFPWRESDGDGTTLESHDKLSEIALGVRNPVMLIRIKPEDLSRVVKRQGQESFNFGDFFAYTKVCSHLGCPSSLYEQQTYRILCPCHQSQFDALHFARPIFGPAARALAQLPITIDKEGYLVANGDFIEPVGPAFWERKS from the coding sequence ATGAGCGAGAACGTGAACATTCCCAGTGACGCGGAACTGCGCGAGATGTCGCGCGAAGAGCTCGTCGAACTGGGCGGAAAGATCGACGGCGTCACGACCGTCTTCAAGGAACCGCGCTGGCCCGTCGAGGGCACCAAGGCAGAGAAGCGTGCCGAGCGTCAGGTCGCGGCCTGGCTGCTGCTCGGTGGCCTCTCGGGCCTGGCCCTGCTGCTGGTGTTCCTGTTCTGGCCCTGGGAGTACAAGCCGTTCGAGTCCGACGGCGAGTTCATCTACTCGCTAGCCACCCCGCTGTACGGCCTGACCTTCGGTCTGTCGATCCTGGCGATCGGCATCGGCGCGGTGCTCTTCCAGAAGAAGTTCATCCCCGAGGAGATCTCGATCCAGGACCGCCACGACGGCGCCTCCCCCGAGGTCCACCGCGCCACCGTCGCGGCCAACCTGACCGATGCGCTCGAAGGCTCGACCCTCAAGCGCCGCAAGCTGATCGGCCTGTCGCTCGGCGTCGGCCTGGGTGCGTTCGGCCTGGGCACCGCGGTCGCTTTCATCGGCGGTCTGATCAAGAACCCGTGGAAGCCGGTCGTGCCGACCGCCGAGGGCAAGAAGGCCGTCCTGTGGACGTCCGGCTGGACCCCCCGTTTCCACGGCGAGACCATCTTCCTGGCCCGGGCGACCGGACTGCCGGGTGAGTCCCCCTTCGTGAAGATGCGTCCCGAGGACCTCGACGCGGGCGGCATGGAGACGGTGTTCCCGTGGCGCGAGTCCGACGGCGACGGCACCACCCTCGAGTCGCACGACAAACTGTCAGAGATCGCTCTCGGTGTGCGTAACCCGGTGATGCTCATCCGCATCAAGCCCGAGGACCTGTCTCGCGTGGTCAAGCGCCAGGGCCAGGAGAGCTTCAACTTCGGTGACTTCTTCGCGTACACCAAGGTGTGCTCGCACCTGGGCTGCCCCTCGTCGCTGTACGAGCAGCAGACCTACCGCATTCTGTGCCCCTGCCATCAGTCGCAGTTCGACGCGCTGCACTTCGCGCGGCCGATCTTCGGTCCGGCCGCCCGAGCCCTGGCGCAGCTGCCGATCACGATTGACAAAGAGGGCTACCTGGTCGCCAACGGCGACTTCATCGAACCTGTCGGACCGGCATTCTGGGAGCGCAAATCATGA
- the trpD gene encoding anthranilate phosphoribosyltransferase encodes MPTTHPHQEPTADGPLWPQILGRLTTGQNLAVGQAGWAMDQVMTGTATPAQIAAFAIAMKMKRPTSAEVSELADVMLRHARKVPADALAAIGTDVVDIVGTGGDGSNTVNLSTMASIVVAACGVPVIKHGNRAASSLSGGADTLEALGVRIDLSPGDVARSVAEVGIGFAFAPQFHQSYRHASAVRREIGVPTVFNLLGPLTNPAMPRAGLIGCAWAELAEVMAGVFAARGSSVLVVHGDDGLDELTTTTTSTIWRVQAGTVDRLTLDPAAFGFARADLSELTGGDAAANAEAVRAVLAGQAGPVRDAVVLNAAGAMVAHAGLSSDAQWVPAWERGLARATEAIDSGAAEQLLARWARFTQKV; translated from the coding sequence GTGCCAACCACCCATCCTCATCAGGAACCGACCGCCGACGGGCCGCTGTGGCCCCAGATCCTGGGCCGGCTGACCACCGGACAGAACCTTGCCGTGGGTCAGGCGGGGTGGGCAATGGACCAGGTCATGACCGGTACCGCGACCCCGGCGCAGATCGCTGCCTTCGCCATCGCGATGAAGATGAAGCGACCGACCTCCGCGGAGGTGTCCGAACTCGCCGATGTGATGTTGCGACACGCCCGAAAAGTGCCCGCCGACGCGCTCGCCGCAATCGGTACCGATGTGGTCGACATCGTGGGGACGGGCGGGGACGGCTCCAACACCGTCAATCTGTCCACGATGGCGTCGATCGTCGTCGCCGCGTGCGGGGTGCCGGTGATCAAGCACGGGAACCGCGCGGCGTCGTCGTTGTCCGGCGGCGCCGACACCCTCGAGGCCCTGGGCGTCCGGATCGATCTGTCGCCCGGTGACGTCGCCCGCTCGGTTGCCGAGGTCGGCATCGGGTTCGCCTTCGCCCCGCAGTTCCATCAGTCCTACCGGCACGCCTCTGCCGTGCGGCGGGAGATCGGGGTGCCGACGGTCTTCAATCTCCTTGGGCCGCTCACCAATCCGGCGATGCCGCGGGCCGGCCTGATCGGCTGCGCCTGGGCGGAACTGGCCGAGGTGATGGCCGGTGTGTTCGCCGCGCGCGGCTCCAGCGTCCTGGTGGTGCACGGCGACGACGGGCTCGACGAGCTGACCACCACGACGACGAGCACCATCTGGCGGGTGCAGGCCGGCACCGTTGACCGGCTGACGCTGGACCCGGCGGCGTTCGGCTTCGCCCGCGCCGACCTGAGTGAGCTGACGGGCGGCGACGCCGCGGCCAACGCGGAGGCGGTGCGTGCGGTGTTGGCGGGCCAGGCCGGACCGGTCCGGGATGCCGTGGTGCTCAACGCCGCGGGGGCCATGGTGGCTCATGCCGGGCTATCCAGCGACGCCCAGTGGGTACCGGCGTGGGAGCGGGGTCTGGCCCGGGCCACCGAGGCGATCGATTCGGGTGCGGCCGAGCAGCTCCTCGCGCGGTGGGCTCGGTTCACCCAGAAGGTCTGA